A portion of the Acanthopagrus latus isolate v.2019 chromosome 21, fAcaLat1.1, whole genome shotgun sequence genome contains these proteins:
- the fam110b gene encoding protein FAM110B — translation MPTETLAPALPDSKAAGPATPFSSTVPLRILNKGPDYFRRQVEPNPKRLSAVERLEADKAKYVKSQEVINAKQEPIKPPVLAKPPVGHPLLSKRGSGIGGGGNGGGIPFKASNNNAKSDTCATSSASSKRENLNLEILKNLLNSSSSSGAEGRGGGAKSAVLMRSSGGIPRSWTPSGMPLTYRSTMTLNEQPPDSAPSPSTSHSLRSFSHSLKVPPINNGGRRSPQQRGNLNLSRRVLDERGGEGGVIERSRSPLPPLLTSHSSSDLLRLCNGKPLRTARSSSSSAPPLPPKPNPASLPPPALSLSLPPPRPSLSPSPCDNTTPQSLPCDLGDPSKISSDPNVELELGSSVARRSSLHRSKSDLSDRYARAGADVERFFNYCGLDPEELEAVGPENFARANSDIVSLNFRSASMISSDCDRSRRSSNDGLSDAEEDEEEEAGERVPYGISAVERNARVIKWLYSIKQARETQKVSHV, via the exons ATGCCGACAGAGACACTGGCTCCAGCCCTGCCAGATAGCAAGGCCGCTGGCCCTGCTACACCCTTCAGTTCCACTGTACCCCTCCGGATCCTCAATAAGGGCCCTGACTACTTCAGGAGACAG GTGGAACCTAACCCAAAGCGCCTCAGTGCTGTGGAGAGACTAGAAGCTGACAAGGCCAAGTATGTCAAGAGTCAGGAAGTTATCAACGCCAAACAGGAGCCAATCAAACCACCCGTGCTGGCCAAGCCTCCTGTTGGTCACCCCCTCCTGTCCAAGAGAGGTTCTGGgattggtggaggaggaaatggaggCGGGATACCTTTCAAAGCATCCAATAATAATGCCAAGTCAGACACATGTGCAACGAGCAGCGCCAGCAGCAAACGGGAGAATTTAAACCtggagattttaaaaaatctactGAACTCATCGTCCTCTTCAGGAGCAGAAGGACGAGGAGGTGGGGCTAAGAGTGCTGTGCTGATGAGGTCATCAGGGGGAATTCCCAGGAGTTGGACACCATCAGG GATGCCACTAACCTACCGATCTACAATGACACTTAATGAGCAACCGCCAGACTCAGCTCCGAGTCCGAGCACCTCACACTCCCTCCGATCCTTCTCCCATTCTCTGAAGGTCCCTCCTATCAACAATGGGGGACGCCGCAGTCCCCAACAGAGAGGAAACCTCAACCTAAGCAGGCGAGTCCTTGacgagagaggaggtgaaggtggagttATTGAACGATCTCGCTCCCCACTACCACCTCTGCTcacctcccactcctcctccgaCCTCCTGCGACTGTGCAATGGCAAGCCCCTCCGCACAGCCCGATCGAGTAGCTCCTCagctccacccctccctccgaAACCCAACCCTGCCTCGCTCCCTCCGCCGGCACTTTCCTTGTCACTGCCTCCCCCTCGTCCATCTCTATCCCCTTCTCCCTGTGACAACACCACCCCTCAGTCACTACCTTGTGATTTAGGAGACCCTTCCAAAATTTCAAGCGATCCCAACGTGGAGCTAGAGCTTGGTTCATCGGTGGCTCGACGCTCGTCGCTACACAGATCTAAATCAGACCTGTCAGACCGGTATGCCCGGGCTGGAGCTGACGTGGAACGCTTTTTTAACTACTGCGGCCTTGATCCCGAAGAGTTGGAGGCAGTCGGTCCAGAGAACTTTGCCCGGGCTAACTCTGATATCGTCAGCCTGAACTTCAGATCCGCCTCCATGATCTCCTCCGACTGCGACCGGTCACGGCGATCCTCCAATGACGGACTGTCAGATgcggaggaggacgaggaagaggaggcaggggaGCGCGTTCCTTATGGCATCTCAGCTGTGGAGCGAAATGCAAGAGTCATTAAGTGGCTCTACAGTATCAAACAGGCGAGAGAGACGCAAAAAGTCTCCCATGTTTAG